In bacterium, the sequence AACTCCCACTTATCGATCAAGGTCGAAAATATGAAAAGTTCTGCCTAGGCATGCGATTCTGTAACATAGGTATTGAAAAAATTTCCGATCAAATGCAATCTCATATAAGAAAACTGTTCAATCTGCACGAACTCCGCGTATGAGGAGTCACCCCTTGCTATTTAGATTAACCGTTCCAAGTACGGTACTCATTCCGCTGCGATCTGTCGATCCATGGCAAGAACCATCATCCTATAGAATGCGTGGCTAATCATTTCGACCTGCACGCAGAATCAATTTTCATCCTAACCATCCTCGTTGGTTAGTTTTTTGCATAAGTATTGCCATAAACTAGACTTGCATATGCTACTTGGATCAACATACAGCCAATCATGATAGCTTGTGGAACTTCCCAGTAATTCTCCTGAACTCCCAGAAAGCAAAGGAATAAAATGCTCGCGGTGATAGTAAAAGCCAAGTGTCGATTGATATCGGCACGGGCTTTCACGCGCCAGAGGATCGCCCATATCAAACCCATCACCCCAAGAGCGAGTGGAACTCCAAATTCTGAAAACAGTGTGAGCCATGAGCAAAATGGTTGCTGGGTCGAGCCAAACCACTTGTTTTGTCCCATGAGCCACAAATCCCACAGATAGCGCTCAAAAGCAGGTGACATCCCCTTGGGCAGCAGTGGCACCTGCTTGGGCGATAACGGTCCGCCAAAGAAGTAACCAGTTCCAATCAAACTTGCTCTGCTGGAGTACTGCCCTGGTCCCAAGCCAATCAAGGGGGCCAACGGATACTCTGACGGGAGGTCAAACACCGTACGAATGATGGCCAAGGTTCTAGGATACTCTCCAGTGAACATGGCCTGGTACGTCCCACTAATTAGTCCCAGGTTTTTGCTCAGGGCAGAAACAGCCACCAAGGGGATCACGGCCAGGCATGCAAGCACCACAGCATTTCCAAGACGTAACTGCAACTTGGGGCGGACAAGGAATAATGCCAGAACAAGCGCTACAAAGCCCATAACGATCACATGGACCACCGACGAGAGAACGAGCGCGAGGGCACCAACCAATACCGGCAATAGGTGCTTCCGCCTTCTAAGCAAGTCCGGCAATAGAATAAGCAGCATGCAGGTCATATTGGTGGCGAACATGGGATTCGAAAAGGCCAGATCCGGCGCTACTCCTATATGGATCGTGCCGGTTACGAAATCACCGTTGGCCTGATCAAGGCTCCCTGTATGCATGAAGCCATAACCGGCCTGGACAATGCCAACCAAACCCTCGATCAGGGTCACTCGCGCCACGAAGGCCACCATAGACTCCAATAGCGTGGGATGGGCCAATCGCTTCACTGGGATCGCTATCAGGAACCAGGCCGCGCTGAAGGTAACAATTGAAAGCAAGGCACTATGGAGGACAAAGTCACCTTGGAAGAAATAACGAGCACCTATCAGGATCAAGAAGATCGTGAGCCCCACCACCGCGTTCCGGAGCGCAATGCCACTGCGAGTAGCCAGGATGAAGTACCCTAATGCGAGAAGCGGAATCACGTAGGCGATCGCCTTAAGTGGAGACCAGCAAAGCACTACAGTCACCATAAAGGCTCGCAGGTAAGCTCGCTGGTACACGTTCATTAAGGCTGCCTCAGGGTGCGGTAAAGCGGTATCAAGTACTGGGAAACAATTACGGCCCAGTCGTTACAAGCGGCCACACGATCCGCATGCTCTCGAATACTGGCAAAACTGGCAGGCTCCCCATAGGCCGAGATTGCCCGACCGAGCGCATTGTGAACGTCTTCCACCGAATCTAGGCAAACGAAGCCATTTACACCATCCTGCACGTAGTCCAGAGAGGCAGGCGTGCACGTGGCTACCGGAATGAGATTGGCACAGGCGAGATACTCGATCAGCTTGGTGGGGGGTTGATACCTGTGACGAGTAGCAGTAGGCACCATCGAAACACCGATATCAGCGGCACAATAGTACGGAAAGACTTCATTGTAAGGAACACGTCCAGTGAATACTATGCGATCCAAAATACCAAGCCGCTCAGCTTGCGCCTTGAGATTCTCAAGAAAGGCCGTATTCTCATGCGCACCGACCACTATCAGTCGCACATCGTCATGAGTTCTCGTAAGCAACTCAAAAGCCTCAAGCAACACCGGTAGTCGGCGAGAGGGCGAGATTGAGCCTGCGTAAAGGATCACATTATCAGAATCAGAGAGGCCCCACTTCTGGCGAATGCTGCTACGGATCTGCTCACGATTAGGCGGATTAAGACGCTGAACACTAGCTCCCAGCGGAATAATCGTCACATCTCGAAACGACGGCCTAAGCGTCGATGCGATTTTCTCCGTTAATGCGACAACCTTATCATACGTCTGTGCCTCCAGCCATGTAATTCGCTCCTTCAAAACACTCAATGAACTGGATCTATGTTTTTTATTTTCTACATGAAGTGTACGAACATCTAAGATCCATCTCGTGGATCGATGACGGGATAGCAGTGGAAGTAGTCCACAACCTCTAAAATGGAAGACA encodes:
- a CDS encoding glycosyltransferase family 4 protein, encoding MKILFVFINEFGQFSDIFEYATLLSEQGYQVAYLGLSNVWGIQEASFASIELHHLPRQDFPGLLTRLHAMAKAIDDIGADIVHVFHFRGCGLLPLLSRHRSTRWILDVRTLHVENKKHRSSSLSVLKERITWLEAQTYDKVVALTEKIASTLRPSFRDVTIIPLGASVQRLNPPNREQIRSSIRQKWGLSDSDNVILYAGSISPSRRLPVLLEAFELLTRTHDDVRLIVVGAHENTAFLENLKAQAERLGILDRIVFTGRVPYNEVFPYYCAADIGVSMVPTATRHRYQPPTKLIEYLACANLIPVATCTPASLDYVQDGVNGFVCLDSVEDVHNALGRAISAYGEPASFASIREHADRVAACNDWAVIVSQYLIPLYRTLRQP